A part of Miscanthus floridulus cultivar M001 chromosome 6, ASM1932011v1, whole genome shotgun sequence genomic DNA contains:
- the LOC136459292 gene encoding 14 kDa zinc-binding protein-like, which yields MSAQLPPPTASGNRLAVIAAHLSCPPLGSPAAMSGEKEAALAAEPTGTPTIFDKIIRKEIPSQVVYEDEKVLAFRDISPQAPTHIIIIVKVKDGLSRLSKAEERHVEILGSLLYAAKVVAKQEGLDDGFRIVINDGPKGSQSVYHLHLHLLGGRQMNWPPG from the exons ATGAGCGCTCAACTTCCTCCGCCGACCGCGAGCGGCAACCGCCTCGCGGTCATCGCGGCCCACTTATCATGCCCTCCGCTCGGCAGTCCGGCAGCCATGTCCGGGGAGAAGGAAGCCGCCCTcgccgccgagcccaccggcaCCCCAACCAT TTTTGACAAAATTATTCGGAAGGAGATCCCATCTCAGGTGGTTTATGAGGATGAGAAG GTCCTTGCATTTAGAGACATATCACCACAAGCTCCTACACATATTATAATCATTGTGAAGGTTAAGGATGGATTGTCTAGGCTGTCAAAG GCAGAAGAAAGGCATGTCGAGATTCTGGGCAGTCTTCTGTATGCTGCCAAGGTTGTAGCAAAGCAGGAAGGGCTTGATGATGGCTTCAGAATTGTCATCAACGATGGTCCCAAAGGAT CTCAATCGGTGTACCACCTACACCTTCATCTTCTCGGGGGACGGCAGATGAATTGGCCACCGGGCTGA
- the LOC136459291 gene encoding protein RETICULATA-RELATED 3, chloroplastic-like, which produces MASTAFATAKFFPAHLDSSPRIAPHRTAPTANLTFSPLSANSSSLLRLRSPCPSGPGGRLPPPPPPRSYGDAGGSGDAADSGGGDGGRRGGILGLFLAGWAARVAADPQFPFKVLMEELVGVTACVLGDMASRPNFGLNELDFVFSTLVVGSILNFVLMYLLAPTAGVAAAASSAAKALPSHMFEPGAYSLGSRVATIMSKGATFAVVGFAAGLAGTAISNGLMAMRKRMDPAFETPNKAPPTLLNAATWALHMGVSSNLRYQTLNGVEYLLGKVAPAPVFKVSVVALRCMNNVLGGMSFVLLARLTGAQKSDKPATVAEEKERLIAVGNAAADAINEARDGEGK; this is translated from the coding sequence ATGGCCTCCACGGCGTTCGCCACCGCCAAGTTCTTCCCGGCCCACCTCGACTCCTCCCCGCGGATCGCCCCCCACCGCACCGCGCCCACCGCGAATCTCACCTTCTCACCGCTTTCCGCCAACTCCTCGTCCCTGCTCCGCCTCCGGTCCCCGTGCCCGTCCGGCCCGGGGGGTAGGCTGCCCCCGCCCCCACCGCCTCGATCGTACGGCGACGCCGGCGGATCTGGCGACGCCGCGGACTCCGGAGGCGGCGACGGCGGACGCCGCGGGGGCATCCTCGGGCTCTTCCTCGCCGGCTGGGCCGCCCGCGTCGCCGCGGACCCGCAGTTCCCTTTCAAGGTGCTCATGGAGGAGCTCGTCGGCGTCACTGCTTGCGTGCTTGGCGACATGGCCTCCCGCCCCAACTTCGGCCTCAACGAGCTCGACTTCGTCTTCTCCACCCTTGTCGTCGGATCCATCCTCAACTTCGTCCTCATGTACCTCCTcgcccccaccgccggcgtcgccgccgccgcctcgtccgCCGCCAAAGCGCTCCCCAGCCATATGTTCGAGCCCGGCGCGTACTCGCTCGGCTCCCGCGTCGCCACGATCATGTCCAAGGGCGCCACCTTCGCTGTGGTCGGGTTCGCGGCCGGGCTCGCCGGGACCGCGATCTCCAACGGGCTTATGGCGATGCGGAAGCGCATGGACCCGGCGTTCGAGACGCCCAACAAGGCGCCGCCTACGCTGCTCAACGCGGCCACCTGGGCGCTCCACATGGGTGTCAGCAGCAACCTGCGGTACCAGACGCTGAATGGGGTCGAGTACCTGCTCGGCAAGGTCGCGCCGGCGCCGGTGTTCAAGGTGTCGGTTGTTGCTCTCCGCTGCATGAACAACGTGCTTGGTGGGATGTCCTTCGTGCTGCTTGCCAGGTTGACCGGGGCGCAAAAATC
- the LOC136459293 gene encoding ABSCISIC ACID-INSENSITIVE 5-like protein 2 has protein sequence MGSQTMASQARGGGGGVGGSGGAGTAQHGQMQSLARQGSLYNLTLDEVQSHLGEPLHSMNLEELLKSVFPDGLDPDGGTTSQYEQSSGLLRQGSITMLPELSKRTVDEVWKGIQDAPKRNVGEGGRRRRERERERQLTLGEMTLEDFLVKAGVVAEGYLKDLNDVGNVEQVGSAGAAGLTAGAQWLDHYQQRITAIEPHQHGQHSLPGAYMPGRLALQPLNVGPGVILESYSDGHITSPMMGALSDSPTPGRKRGSPGDVADKLMERRQKRMIKNRESAARSRARKQAYTNELENKVSRLEEENEKLKKQKELEKILFSAPLPEPKYQLRRTGSATF, from the exons ATGGGGAGTCAGACAATGGCATCACAGGCTAGGGGAGGTGGAGGAGGCGTGGGTGGCAGTGGCGGTGCCGGCACGGCGCAACACGGGCAGATGCAGAGCCTGGCAAGACAAGGGTCTCTGTATAACCTCACCCTCGACGAGGTGCAGAGCCATTTAGGAGAACCCCTACACAGCATGAACCTTGAGGAGCTGCTGAAGAGTGTCTTTCCTGATGGCCTGGACCCTGATGGTGGCACTACCAGCCAGTATGAGCAGAGTTCGGGCCTCTTGCGACAGGGGAGCATCACGATGCTGCCTGAGCTCAGCAAGAGGACTGTGGACGAGGTGTGGAAGGGCATCCAGGATGCTCCAAAGAGAAATGTTGgggagggtggtcggcggaggcgggagcgggagcgggagcggcaGCTGACGCTTGGGGAGATGACGCTTGAGGATTTTTTGGTGAAAGCTGGGGTTGTTGCCGAAGGATATCTGAAGGACTTGAATGACGTAGGCAATGTGGAGCAGGTCGGGAGCGCTGGGGCTGCGGGTTTGACTGCTGGGGCACAATGGTTAGACCACTATCAGCAGCGGATTACAGCTATCGAGCCCCATCAGCACGGGCAACATAGTTTGCCAGGTGCTTACATGCCAGGTCGGTTAGCCCTTCAGCCTCTGAATGTTGGGCCAGGTGTTATTCTGGAGTCATACTCTGATGGCCACATTACTTCACCAATGATGGGTGCACTTTCTGATTCTCCGACGCCTGGTAGAAAGCGTGGTTCCCCAGGAGATGTGGCAGATAAGTTGATGGAGAGAAGGCAGAAGAGGATGATCAAGAATAGGGAATCAGCTGCTCGTTCAAGGGCTAGGAAGCAG GCCTACACTAATGAACTGGAAAACAAGGTATCTCGATtagaagaggagaatgagaagctaaagaagcAAAAG gagttggaaaagatactTTTCTCTGCGCCTCTTCCGGAGCCCAAGTACCAACTCAGGAGAACAGGCTCAGCGACTTTCTGA